The following proteins are co-located in the Desulfatitalea tepidiphila genome:
- the ileS gene encoding isoleucine--tRNA ligase — protein sequence MDYKQTLNLPDTAFPMKANLSQREPEQLKQWETQKLYTVTRSASTGRPPFILHDGPPYANGHIHIGTALNKILKDFIVRSRQMFGFDAVYVPGWDCHGLPIEHNVEKELGPRKQEMSQAEIRRHCRAYAEKFIDIQRSEFKRLGVQGDWEDPYLTMNYPYEAVIAKECCKFALNGGLFRSKKPIYWCCSCQTALAEAEIEYKDETSPSIYVKFELLDDLSAQLPGLAGRKVSVVIWTTTPWTLPANLAIALHPEFDYAAVEIDGGEVLILARERIAACMAAFGISDYRVLGDLAPAFLEKKRCRHPLYDRESIIVLGDHVTLDTGTGCVHTAPGHGREDYEVGLKYDLDAYSPVDDRGLFTDEVGLFAGQFVFKANETITAALQENGTLLAKEHITHSYPHCWRCKRPVIFRATPQWFISMDKTGLRKAALKAIDQVKWIPHWGRERIYGMIENRPDWCVSRQRAWGVPITVYYCTRCGATHMTTDLMEKIHDLFAVHGADAWFGPEADGLLPPGTTCSQCGGDSFERETDILDVWFDSGVSHVAVLEARENLRWPADLYLEGSDQHRGWFHSSLLTAIGTRNQAPYKAVLTHGFVVDAEGKKQSKSLGNVVAPKEVIDKYGAEILRLWVSASDYRDDIRISDKILKQLTDAYRRIRNTSRFLLGNLNDFDPAAHGVPTEQMLPIDRYALHSLQTLIGRCRKAYDAFEFHVIYHSLYNYCTLDLSAFYLDILKDRLYTSPPESPERRSAQTALYRIADNLARLMAPIMVFTAEEIWRYLPGAARRAASIHLTDMPQADDGLRDERLAEQWQAIKSVRAEVTKALEEARADKRIGHSLAAEVTLGLSQGLYEQLLPYQEELRSILIVSKADMQLGEFEDGYRNPETPGVTVRVTAAAAQKCERCWVHDPSVGGSADHPGICERCYGHLKAMGKAS from the coding sequence ATGGACTACAAGCAGACCCTCAATTTACCGGACACCGCGTTTCCCATGAAGGCGAATCTTTCGCAGCGCGAACCGGAGCAACTCAAGCAATGGGAAACCCAAAAGCTCTACACCGTGACACGTAGCGCTTCGACCGGCCGGCCGCCGTTTATCCTCCACGATGGCCCGCCATACGCCAACGGCCACATTCACATCGGCACCGCCCTGAACAAGATCCTTAAGGATTTCATCGTCCGATCCCGCCAGATGTTCGGCTTTGACGCCGTATACGTACCCGGCTGGGATTGCCACGGCCTGCCCATCGAGCACAACGTGGAAAAAGAGCTGGGGCCACGTAAACAGGAGATGAGCCAGGCCGAGATTCGGCGCCACTGCCGCGCCTATGCGGAAAAATTTATCGACATCCAGCGCAGCGAGTTCAAGCGCCTCGGCGTACAGGGCGATTGGGAAGACCCTTATCTGACCATGAACTACCCCTATGAGGCGGTCATTGCGAAGGAGTGCTGCAAATTCGCATTGAACGGCGGCCTGTTCCGCAGCAAGAAGCCGATCTACTGGTGCTGCAGCTGCCAGACCGCCCTGGCCGAAGCCGAAATCGAGTACAAGGACGAGACCTCGCCATCGATCTACGTGAAATTCGAACTGCTCGACGACCTGTCGGCGCAGCTGCCGGGCCTGGCCGGACGGAAGGTTTCGGTGGTGATCTGGACCACCACGCCCTGGACCCTGCCGGCCAACCTGGCCATCGCCCTGCATCCCGAGTTCGATTACGCCGCAGTGGAGATCGATGGCGGCGAGGTCCTGATCCTCGCACGGGAGCGCATCGCGGCCTGCATGGCCGCCTTCGGCATTTCCGATTACCGGGTCCTCGGCGATTTGGCGCCGGCCTTCCTGGAGAAAAAGCGCTGCCGGCATCCCCTCTACGACCGCGAATCGATCATCGTCCTCGGCGACCATGTCACCCTGGATACCGGCACCGGCTGCGTGCACACCGCACCGGGTCACGGCCGCGAAGACTACGAAGTGGGATTGAAGTACGACCTGGATGCCTACTCGCCGGTCGACGACCGGGGGCTTTTCACCGACGAGGTCGGCCTCTTTGCCGGTCAATTCGTTTTCAAAGCCAACGAGACGATCACCGCCGCGCTCCAGGAAAACGGGACATTGCTGGCCAAGGAGCACATCACCCACTCCTATCCCCACTGCTGGCGCTGCAAGCGGCCGGTGATCTTCCGGGCCACCCCTCAATGGTTCATCTCCATGGACAAGACCGGACTGCGCAAGGCGGCCCTGAAGGCCATCGATCAGGTCAAATGGATTCCCCACTGGGGCCGGGAGCGCATCTACGGCATGATCGAGAACCGGCCGGACTGGTGCGTGTCGCGCCAGCGTGCCTGGGGTGTGCCCATCACGGTATACTACTGCACGCGTTGCGGCGCCACCCATATGACAACGGACCTGATGGAGAAGATCCACGACCTCTTCGCGGTCCACGGCGCCGATGCCTGGTTCGGGCCCGAAGCCGATGGATTGCTGCCCCCCGGCACCACCTGCAGCCAGTGCGGCGGCGACAGCTTCGAGCGGGAGACCGATATCCTGGACGTGTGGTTCGATTCCGGCGTGAGCCATGTGGCCGTGCTCGAGGCGCGCGAGAACCTTCGCTGGCCGGCCGATCTCTACCTGGAAGGCTCGGACCAGCACCGCGGCTGGTTTCACAGCTCGCTGCTCACCGCCATCGGCACGCGGAACCAGGCCCCTTACAAGGCCGTGCTCACCCACGGTTTCGTGGTCGACGCCGAGGGCAAGAAGCAGTCCAAATCCCTGGGCAACGTGGTGGCGCCCAAGGAGGTGATCGACAAATACGGCGCCGAAATCCTGCGCCTGTGGGTATCGGCTTCGGATTACCGGGACGACATCCGTATCTCCGACAAGATCCTCAAGCAATTGACCGACGCTTATCGCCGCATCCGCAATACGAGCCGATTCCTGCTGGGCAACCTGAACGATTTCGATCCGGCCGCGCACGGCGTGCCGACCGAACAGATGCTGCCCATCGACCGCTATGCGCTGCACAGCCTGCAGACCCTCATCGGCCGTTGCCGCAAGGCCTACGATGCCTTTGAATTCCACGTGATCTACCACAGCCTCTACAACTACTGCACGCTGGACCTGTCGGCCTTCTACCTCGATATTCTCAAGGACCGGCTCTACACCTCGCCGCCCGAATCGCCCGAACGCCGCAGCGCCCAGACGGCGCTGTACCGGATCGCCGACAACCTGGCGCGGCTCATGGCCCCGATCATGGTCTTCACGGCCGAGGAGATCTGGCGATACCTGCCCGGCGCGGCCCGGCGCGCCGCAAGCATCCATCTGACCGATATGCCCCAGGCCGACGACGGGCTGCGCGACGAACGGCTGGCCGAACAGTGGCAGGCCATCAAATCGGTGCGCGCCGAGGTGACCAAGGCCCTGGAAGAGGCGCGCGCCGACAAACGCATCGGTCACTCCCTGGCTGCGGAAGTGACGCTGGGACTGAGCCAAGGGCTCTACGAACAGCTGCTTCCCTACCAGGAAGAGCTGCGTTCAATCCTGATCGTCTCCAAGGCCGACATGCAGCTCGGCGAGTTCGAGGACGGCTATCGCAATCCTGAGACACCGGGCGTCACCGTAAGGGTGACCGCGGCGGCCGCCCAGAAGTGCGAACGCTGCTGGGTACACGATCCGTCCGTGGGGGGCAGCGCCGATCACCCGGGCATCTGTGAACGCTGTTACGGCCACCTGAAGGCCATGGGAAAGGCCTCATGA
- a CDS encoding branched-chain amino acid ABC transporter permease, with product MATQIPQTATSEHATAGLLPRIGRSLATVPALGWLVGVLCAVIIEYVIGDTLAVMLYLPKVPALFGTTLVLKQPLLFPSALLFVLLVYVLPIGAVARLSAGWTNRAAVALERVPIWLSVLVHLGLLYAVLHVWTEASDYRLQVAKLIMIAVMLTLSINVINGYMGEFSCSHPGFMALGAYASSVFTLLLFKQDRLFGAALLPESLGPYFFPIALVIGGAAAALGALVVAIPSFRTRGDYLAIISLAFMFIVKSAIENIEPIGGPRGMGGQPHWSTLPAVFAGMAICIWIINNFVRSTMGKALNAVRDNEIAADAMTVNTRRTKMVAFMFGAFWAGVAGGFYAHEVRHVTPGSFGIQMLAEILAMVYFGGLNSVVGSIVGAVSISMISEILKPLQLYKWIIIPLILILVMIFRPTGLVAFRDFDIKRILGARR from the coding sequence ATGGCAACACAAATACCCCAAACCGCAACATCTGAACATGCTACCGCCGGATTATTGCCGCGCATCGGCCGTTCGCTGGCCACGGTGCCTGCGCTCGGATGGCTGGTCGGCGTCTTGTGCGCGGTGATCATCGAATACGTCATCGGCGACACGCTGGCCGTCATGCTCTATCTGCCCAAGGTGCCGGCCCTCTTCGGCACCACCCTGGTGCTGAAACAACCGCTGCTTTTCCCATCCGCGCTGCTGTTCGTTCTCCTGGTCTACGTGCTGCCCATCGGTGCGGTGGCGCGGCTGTCGGCCGGATGGACCAACCGTGCGGCCGTTGCTCTGGAGCGTGTCCCCATCTGGTTGTCGGTCCTGGTGCACCTGGGCCTGCTTTACGCAGTGCTGCACGTCTGGACCGAGGCCAGCGACTATCGGCTGCAGGTGGCCAAGCTGATCATGATCGCCGTCATGCTCACCCTGAGCATCAACGTGATCAACGGCTATATGGGGGAGTTTTCCTGCTCCCACCCCGGCTTCATGGCGCTGGGCGCCTATGCCAGTTCGGTGTTTACTCTTTTGCTGTTCAAGCAGGACCGCCTGTTCGGTGCGGCCCTGCTGCCCGAGAGCCTGGGGCCGTACTTCTTTCCTATCGCCCTGGTCATTGGCGGCGCGGCGGCAGCACTGGGTGCGCTGGTGGTGGCCATCCCATCGTTTCGCACCCGGGGCGACTACCTGGCGATCATCTCCCTGGCCTTCATGTTCATCGTGAAAAGCGCCATCGAGAACATCGAGCCCATCGGCGGTCCGCGCGGCATGGGCGGTCAGCCCCACTGGTCGACCCTGCCGGCCGTTTTCGCCGGCATGGCCATATGCATATGGATCATCAATAATTTCGTGCGCTCGACCATGGGCAAGGCCCTCAACGCCGTGCGCGACAATGAAATCGCGGCCGACGCCATGACAGTCAACACCCGGCGTACCAAGATGGTGGCCTTCATGTTCGGCGCCTTCTGGGCCGGAGTGGCCGGCGGTTTCTACGCCCACGAGGTGCGACATGTCACGCCGGGAAGCTTCGGCATCCAGATGCTGGCCGAAATCCTGGCCATGGTCTACTTCGGCGGGCTCAATTCCGTGGTCGGTTCCATCGTCGGTGCGGTGAGTATCAGCATGATCAGCGAGATCCTCAAACCACTGCAGCTTTACAAATGGATCATCATTCCGCTGATCTTGATCCTGGTGATGATTTTCAGGCCCACGGGACTGGTGGCCTTCCGTGATTTCGACATCAAACGCATCCTGGGGGCCAGACGATGA
- the lspA gene encoding signal peptidase II, translating to MMADSVPAGVGRQVFSKYLWFTLFASGVVILDQLTKMLVLRYLPLHNSVAVIPGFFSLTHVRNPGGAFGFLAQNDSPLRHWLFLLAAVFALGMILYLYHQTPRSRPFFGFALALIFGGAIGNLIDRLRFGEVVDFLDVYVGYLHWPTFNMADSAVTVGVIIFLLHLVTKKVPL from the coding sequence ATGATGGCCGACTCCGTACCGGCAGGCGTTGGCAGACAGGTGTTCTCGAAATACCTGTGGTTCACCCTTTTCGCATCGGGCGTGGTCATCCTGGATCAACTCACCAAGATGCTGGTGCTGCGCTACCTGCCGTTGCACAATTCGGTCGCCGTCATCCCCGGTTTTTTCAGCCTCACCCACGTGCGAAACCCCGGCGGCGCATTCGGTTTCCTGGCCCAGAACGACTCACCCCTGCGGCATTGGCTGTTCCTGCTGGCCGCGGTGTTCGCCCTGGGCATGATTCTCTATTTGTACCATCAGACTCCCCGCTCGCGGCCCTTTTTCGGATTTGCGCTGGCCCTGATCTTCGGCGGCGCCATCGGAAATCTCATCGACCGCCTGCGGTTCGGTGAAGTGGTCGACTTCCTCGACGTGTATGTGGGCTATCTGCACTGGCCCACATTCAACATGGCCGACAGTGCCGTGACCGTTGGCGTGATCATTTTCCTGCTCCATCTGGTTACCAAAAAAGTGCCGCTATGA
- a CDS encoding ABC transporter substrate-binding protein, which translates to MRKLSTVLVLVFSVMLVMVFISCGKKRETIIKIGINAPITGDIPKVGEGSKFAAQMWLEDIEKAGGLQVGDKKYPVALVIEDNESKAESAVKANTKMITEDGVMVIIGPQSSKQAVPAGGVANDYQTPMISPWSTNPDTTKDRPFVFRACFLDPFQGPVAAKFVKEEFGFTRAAVLYDVASDYPKGLAEFFKKAWEEINGPDSVVAYESFTTKDTDFSSQLTKIKDSGAEFLFTPQYYNEVALIVKQAHELGFNNPIIGSDSWGSAETVSLCGEDCYGLFFSTHYAAAGAQGATKEFIDRYQQKHGYVPDDVAALTWDAIRLAQQAIENTGGLTGDVKKDRIAVRDQLAKIKDFAGITGNMTFTEEGDPIKCAVIVRISDQGEYEFYKQVCP; encoded by the coding sequence ATGCGTAAATTATCGACGGTCCTGGTTCTGGTTTTTTCGGTCATGCTCGTGATGGTTTTCATCTCCTGCGGCAAGAAGCGCGAAACCATCATCAAAATCGGCATCAACGCCCCCATCACCGGCGACATTCCCAAGGTGGGCGAGGGCAGTAAGTTCGCGGCCCAGATGTGGCTCGAAGACATCGAAAAGGCCGGAGGCCTTCAGGTGGGCGATAAGAAGTACCCGGTGGCCCTGGTCATCGAGGACAACGAGTCCAAGGCCGAATCCGCGGTCAAGGCCAACACCAAAATGATCACCGAAGACGGCGTGATGGTGATCATCGGCCCGCAATCCTCCAAGCAGGCGGTCCCGGCCGGCGGCGTGGCCAACGACTACCAGACGCCTATGATCAGCCCCTGGTCCACCAACCCCGATACCACCAAGGATCGTCCCTTCGTGTTCCGCGCCTGTTTCCTCGATCCGTTCCAGGGGCCGGTTGCGGCCAAGTTCGTCAAGGAAGAGTTCGGGTTCACCAGGGCGGCGGTATTGTACGACGTGGCCAGTGATTATCCCAAGGGGCTGGCCGAGTTCTTCAAAAAGGCGTGGGAAGAGATCAATGGCCCCGATTCAGTGGTGGCCTACGAGAGTTTTACCACCAAGGACACCGACTTCAGCTCCCAGCTGACCAAGATCAAGGACAGCGGCGCCGAGTTTCTCTTCACCCCGCAGTACTACAACGAAGTGGCCTTGATCGTGAAGCAGGCTCATGAACTCGGTTTCAACAACCCGATCATCGGCTCCGACAGCTGGGGCTCGGCCGAGACCGTCAGCCTGTGCGGAGAAGATTGCTACGGCCTCTTCTTCAGCACCCATTACGCGGCTGCAGGCGCCCAGGGCGCGACCAAGGAATTCATCGACCGGTATCAGCAGAAGCATGGCTACGTGCCCGACGATGTAGCGGCCCTGACATGGGATGCCATCCGACTGGCCCAGCAGGCCATCGAGAACACCGGCGGATTGACCGGCGACGTCAAGAAGGATCGCATCGCCGTGCGCGACCAACTCGCCAAGATCAAGGACTTTGCGGGCATCACCGGCAACATGACCTTCACCGAAGAGGGCGACCCGATCAAATGCGCGGTGATCGTGCGCATCAGCGATCAGGGCGAATACGAGTTCTACAAGCAGGTGTGTCCGTAG
- the holA gene encoding DNA polymerase III subunit delta, with translation MTEIAYNQIGAYLQKTAVSKTPRVCLIHGEPELVAQSAAALLDHLLGTDPGARDLCCDVIDGLSENIPDLIERLNTYALVAGPKVYWFKEARLFDTAGRHQRIFDQTQQAYEGDNIPQAAKLLFSLCVEVGFDPAGAGYRQLPAELEPFQEALGEGGLRRLIDHMQAQGWSLSKASDDVQNLVDAIEKGFPPNHYLMITAGTKVPKNRKFYKCVEGRGLVVDCHVPLGERKADKAAQETVLREIADRALRGAGKEMNPGLLAQVVRLTGFDPATFRNNIEKLIDYSGPRPEITREDIDSILNRSKSDPIFELTNAVAERNLQSALFYLNTLLANEFHPLQVVSALANQMRRLLIAKDFVRSTYGRDWQKSMSFPQFQNSVFPAIQQYDAHIASERSQWEPAESKDLRQGGGKGAKKPSAELALASGIGSAYPVFQTLLKSENFTQEELIAVLAQLGEADIRLKSSSQDPVLVVKHLVMAVCHRTGGT, from the coding sequence ATGACCGAAATCGCCTACAACCAGATCGGCGCCTATCTGCAAAAGACGGCCGTGTCCAAAACGCCGCGGGTTTGCCTGATTCATGGCGAACCTGAACTGGTTGCCCAGTCCGCGGCCGCACTGCTCGACCATCTGCTGGGCACAGATCCCGGCGCCCGGGATCTGTGCTGCGATGTCATCGATGGCCTCTCCGAAAATATCCCCGATTTGATCGAACGCCTCAACACCTATGCCCTGGTGGCGGGTCCGAAGGTGTACTGGTTCAAGGAGGCCAGGCTTTTCGACACCGCCGGCCGCCATCAACGCATATTCGATCAGACGCAGCAGGCTTACGAGGGCGACAACATCCCACAGGCGGCGAAACTGTTATTCAGCCTCTGTGTGGAAGTGGGGTTCGATCCGGCCGGCGCCGGCTATCGTCAACTGCCGGCGGAGCTGGAGCCCTTTCAGGAAGCCTTGGGCGAGGGAGGCCTGCGCCGGTTGATCGATCACATGCAGGCGCAGGGATGGTCCCTTTCAAAAGCATCCGACGATGTTCAAAACCTTGTCGACGCCATCGAGAAAGGATTTCCACCCAACCATTACTTGATGATCACCGCCGGCACGAAGGTACCCAAAAACCGTAAATTCTACAAATGTGTCGAGGGCCGGGGTCTCGTCGTCGACTGCCACGTCCCGCTGGGTGAGCGCAAAGCCGATAAGGCGGCCCAGGAGACCGTGCTCAGGGAGATTGCGGATCGCGCTCTTCGCGGCGCCGGCAAAGAAATGAATCCCGGCCTGTTGGCCCAGGTGGTCCGACTAACAGGATTCGATCCGGCCACCTTTCGGAACAATATCGAAAAACTGATCGATTACAGCGGCCCGCGACCGGAAATCACGCGGGAGGATATCGACAGTATCCTGAATCGCTCTAAAAGCGATCCGATCTTTGAATTGACCAATGCTGTGGCCGAACGCAATCTCCAATCCGCCCTTTTTTATCTCAATACCCTGCTGGCCAACGAATTCCACCCGCTTCAGGTAGTGTCGGCCCTGGCCAACCAGATGCGCCGGCTCTTGATCGCCAAGGATTTTGTTCGAAGTACCTACGGCCGCGACTGGCAAAAAAGTATGTCTTTCCCGCAATTCCAAAACAGCGTCTTTCCGGCCATCCAGCAGTACGATGCCCACATCGCATCGGAAAGGTCCCAGTGGGAACCGGCTGAATCCAAAGACCTGCGGCAGGGCGGCGGCAAGGGGGCCAAAAAGCCCTCGGCCGAACTGGCCCTTGCATCCGGCATCGGTAGCGCGTATCCTGTCTTCCAAACGCTGCTCAAATCCGAAAATTTCACCCAGGAAGAATTGATCGCCGTTTTGGCACAACTGGGCGAGGCCGACATCCGTCTCAAATCCTCGAGCCAGGACCCGGTCCTGGTCGTCAAGCACCTGGTGATGGCGGTTTGCCACCGAACAGGAGGAACCTGA
- a CDS encoding branched-chain amino acid ABC transporter permease → MAFFLQNVINALQWGSFYALIALGYSMVYSILMLFNFTHGDIFMTGTYIGFGVATALVALATALSWSMPGWLLLVLTIIIAMFLTSILGVVVERVGYRPLREAPRASAAITGLMIGIMLEYGNLAILGTQRYNFPSIIETATYDVGGVFLTNKKILIVGVALLLMIALHQFIHKTRWGMAMRAMSYDFQVVPLMGVSLNVIAPMTFAIGSALAAAGGILYGMAYPVLDPFMGILLGWKSFVAAILGGRGSILGAALAGFLLGFIEIFTAMVFPSTFRDLIAYSIILLILTFRPYGFFGQAHSAQLRL, encoded by the coding sequence ATGGCTTTCTTTCTTCAAAATGTGATCAATGCGCTGCAGTGGGGCAGCTTCTATGCCCTGATCGCTCTGGGCTACTCCATGGTGTACAGCATCCTGATGCTGTTCAACTTCACCCATGGCGATATCTTCATGACCGGGACCTATATCGGTTTCGGCGTGGCCACGGCCCTTGTGGCCCTGGCCACCGCCCTGAGCTGGTCCATGCCCGGGTGGCTGCTGCTGGTGCTCACCATCATTATCGCCATGTTTCTCACATCGATTTTGGGCGTGGTGGTCGAGCGCGTGGGTTATCGTCCCCTGCGCGAGGCGCCGCGGGCCTCGGCGGCCATCACGGGCCTGATGATCGGCATCATGCTCGAATATGGCAATCTGGCCATTCTCGGCACCCAGCGGTATAACTTCCCCTCGATCATCGAGACGGCCACCTATGATGTCGGCGGGGTGTTCTTGACCAACAAGAAGATCCTGATCGTGGGCGTGGCCCTGCTGTTGATGATCGCCCTGCACCAGTTCATCCACAAGACCCGCTGGGGCATGGCCATGCGCGCCATGTCCTATGACTTTCAAGTGGTGCCGCTGATGGGGGTCTCGCTCAATGTCATCGCACCCATGACCTTTGCCATCGGCTCGGCCCTGGCCGCCGCCGGCGGAATCTTGTACGGCATGGCCTACCCGGTGCTCGACCCCTTCATGGGCATTCTCCTCGGCTGGAAGTCTTTCGTGGCCGCGATCCTCGGTGGCCGGGGGTCGATTCTGGGTGCGGCTCTGGCCGGGTTTCTACTGGGTTTCATCGAGATCTTCACCGCCATGGTTTTTCCCTCGACCTTCAGGGACCTCATCGCCTACAGCATCATCCTGTTGATTTTAACTTTCCGGCCCTACGGGTTTTTTGGACAGGCCCACAGCGCTCAATTGAGGCTCTGA
- the pyk gene encoding pyruvate kinase has product MTLPKTKIVCTIGPASRSPQILEALMERGMSVARLNFSHGTHEDHGRIIRDLRAASVKAGRPIAILQDLCGPKIRVGELPEAGIPLAPGQIITLTNDKAPQQPLHVPVSYGDLPSQVKVGDRILLADGLMELSVERTSTSEILCRVITGGLLTSHKGINLPTSTLSIPAMTEKDRRDLIFGLENDVDFVALSFVRTAGDVHAIKRIIHQHNKQTPVIAKIEKHEAVTNADAILAAADGIMVARGDLGVEIPLENVPTIQKQLVRKANNLGKPVIIATQMLRSMVDAPRPTRAEAADVANGVLDGADAVMLSEETASGQHPVEAVRYMALIAHSAEQNYPHSYYLRTTPSKIDIAGSVALAACTLAKNLNAAAIAATTRSGSTAAQIARYRPAQPIVALSPDANAVRRLALFWGCIPAFLDNIEDTDAMVEQAATAALEKGYLHKGDKLVITAGRPIWETGTTNMLWVKVL; this is encoded by the coding sequence ATGACCCTACCTAAGACCAAAATCGTTTGTACCATCGGGCCGGCGAGCCGTTCGCCGCAGATTCTGGAGGCGCTCATGGAAAGAGGCATGAGCGTGGCGCGCCTCAATTTCTCCCATGGCACCCATGAGGATCACGGGCGGATCATCCGTGATCTGCGTGCGGCATCGGTCAAGGCCGGACGTCCCATCGCGATCCTGCAGGATTTGTGCGGGCCCAAAATCCGTGTGGGCGAACTGCCCGAGGCCGGCATCCCGCTCGCCCCCGGCCAAATCATCACCCTGACCAACGACAAGGCGCCGCAGCAGCCGCTGCATGTGCCCGTGAGCTATGGGGATCTGCCGTCGCAGGTGAAGGTCGGCGACAGGATTTTGTTGGCCGACGGCCTCATGGAACTGAGCGTGGAACGCACATCGACCTCGGAGATCCTGTGCCGGGTGATCACCGGCGGGCTGCTGACATCCCACAAAGGGATCAACCTGCCCACCAGCACGCTTTCCATCCCCGCCATGACGGAAAAGGACCGCAGGGACCTTATCTTCGGGCTTGAGAACGACGTGGATTTCGTGGCCCTTTCATTCGTGCGTACTGCCGGGGACGTGCATGCCATCAAAAGGATCATCCACCAGCACAACAAACAGACCCCGGTGATCGCCAAGATCGAAAAGCACGAAGCCGTCACCAATGCCGACGCCATACTGGCCGCTGCCGACGGCATCATGGTGGCCCGCGGCGACCTTGGCGTCGAAATTCCTCTGGAAAACGTCCCCACGATCCAGAAGCAGCTGGTGCGCAAGGCCAACAATCTGGGAAAGCCGGTGATCATCGCCACCCAGATGCTGCGCTCGATGGTCGACGCCCCGCGTCCCACCCGGGCCGAAGCGGCCGACGTGGCGAACGGCGTCCTGGACGGCGCCGATGCCGTGATGCTCTCCGAGGAGACGGCCAGCGGACAGCACCCGGTCGAGGCCGTGCGTTACATGGCATTGATCGCACACAGCGCCGAACAGAACTACCCGCACTCCTATTACCTGCGAACGACGCCCTCCAAGATCGACATCGCCGGATCGGTGGCCCTGGCCGCCTGCACCCTGGCTAAAAATCTCAATGCGGCCGCCATCGCCGCCACCACCCGCAGCGGTTCAACGGCAGCCCAGATCGCCCGCTATCGGCCCGCGCAACCCATCGTGGCCCTCTCTCCGGACGCGAACGCCGTGCGTCGACTGGCCCTCTTCTGGGGCTGTATTCCCGCATTTCTCGATAACATCGAGGATACCGACGCCATGGTCGAGCAGGCCGCCACGGCCGCCCTGGAAAAGGGTTACCTGCATAAGGGCGACAAGCTGGTGATCACGGCCGGCCGTCCGATCTGGGAGACGGGAACGACCAATATGCTGTGGGTCAAGGTACTGTGA